From Taeniopygia guttata chromosome 29, bTaeGut7.mat, whole genome shotgun sequence, a single genomic window includes:
- the PFKM gene encoding ATP-dependent 6-phosphofructokinase, muscle type, which yields MPPSPAGPQHAETLGVGKAIAVLTSGGDAQGMNAAVRAVVRVGIYTGAKVFFVCEGYQGLVDGGDHIKEATWESVSMMLQLGGTVIGSARCQDFRAREGRLRAARNLVKRGITNLCVIGGDGSLTGADTFRAEWGGLLAELLKTGGITAEEAQRSSHLNIVGMVGSIDNDFCGTDMTIGTDSALHRIIEIVDAITTTAQSHQRTFVLEVMGRHCGYLALITALACGADWVFIPESPPEDDWEEHLCRRLAETRDGGSRLNIIIVAEGAIDKHGKAITSDDIKSLVVKRLGYDTRVTILGHVQRGGTPSAFDRILASRMGVEAVMALLEGTPDTPACVVSLSGNQAVRLPLMECVQVTKDVTTAMNEGRFEDAVKLRGRSFQNNWNVYKLLAHIRPPATKSGYTVAVMNVGAPAAGMNAAVRATVRIGLIHGHRMLAVHDGFEGLAFGMVEEISWNTVGSWTGLGGSKLGTKRTLPKKYFEEISANISKFGIHGLIIIGGFEAFTGGLEMVEGRARFEELCIPLCIVPATVSNNVPGSDFSIGADTALNTITTTCDLIKQSAAGTKRRVFIIETMGGFCGYLATMAGLAAGADAAYIFEEPFSSRDLQANVDHLIEKMKTTVKRGLVLRNERCNENYTTDFIYNLYSEEGKGVFDCRKNVLGHMQQGGSPTPFDRNFGTKMGAKAVAWITGKIKECSRHGRIFANTADSACLLGMRKRSLVFQPIAELRQQTDFEHRIPKEQWWLRLRPILKILAKYNIELDTSETAHLEHLTRKVLVPEATV from the exons GGATGAACGCGGCTGTGCGCGCCGTGGTGCGCGTGGGGATCTACACCGGGGCCAAGGTGTTCTTCGTGTGTGAG GGCTACCAGGGGCTGGTGGACGGCGGTGACCACATCAAGGAGGCCACGTGGGAGAGTGTGTCCATGATGCTGCAGCTG GGTGGCACGGTGATCGGCAGCGCGCGCTGCCAGGATTTCCGCGCGCGCGAGGggcggctccgcgccgcgcGGAACTTGGTCAAGCGTGGCATCACCAACCTGTGCGTGATCGGCGGCGACGGCAGCCTCACCGGGGCCGACACCTTCCGCGCCGAGTGGGGCGggctcctggcagagctgctcaaaACCG GTGGCATCACGGCAGAGGAGGCGCAGCGCTCGAGCCACCTGAACATCGTGGGCATGGTGGGCTCCATCGACAACGACTTCTGCGGCACCGACATGACCATCGGCACCGACTCGGCGCTGCACCGCATCATAGAGATCGTGGACGCCATCACCACCACGGCGCAGAG CCACCAGAGGACTTTTGTGCTGGAGGTGATGGGGCGGCACTGCGG GTACCTGGCGCTGATCACAGCCCTGGCCTGCGGCGCCGATTGGGTTTTCATCCCCGAGTCACCTCCTGAGGATGACTGGGAGGAGCACCTGTGCAGGAGGCTGGCTGAG ACCCGTGACGGCGGCTCCAGGCTCAACATCATCATTGTGGCCGAGGGCGCCATCGACAAGCACGGCAAGGCCATCACCTCAGATGACATCAAATCT CTGGTGGTGAAACGTCTGGGGTACGACACCAGGGTGACCATCCTGGGTCACGTCCAGCGTGGGGGGACCCCCTCAGCCTTCGACCGCATCCTG gCCAGCAGGATGGGCGTGGAGGCCGTGATGGCACTGCTGGAGGGGACACCGGACACACCGGCCTGCGTGGTCAGTCTGTCCGGCAACCAGGCCGTGCGCCTGCCCCTCATGGAGTGTGTCCAGGTG aCCAAGGATGTCACCACAGCCATGAACGAGGGACGCTTCGAGGACGCGGTGAAGCTGCGAGGCCG GAGCTTTCAGAACAACTGGAATGTCTACAAGCTGCTGGCTCACATCCGCCCGCCTGCCACCAAG agcgGGTACACGGTGGCCGTGATGAACGTGGGCGCTCCGGCCGCGGGGATGAACGCGGCCGTGCGGGCGACCGTGAGGATCGGCCTCATCCACGGCCACCGGATGCTGGCGGTGCACGACGGCTTCGAGGGGCTGGCCTTTGGGATG GTGGAGGAGATCAGCTGGAATACTGTGGgcagctggacagggctgggaggatCCAAACTGGGCACCAAGAG GACTCTGcccaagaaatattttgaggaGATCAGCGCCAACATCAGCAAATTTGGCATTCACGGTCTTATCATCATCGGTGGCTTTGAG GCGTTCACGGGTGGCCTGGAGATGGTGGAGGGCCGGGCACGCTTCGAGGAGCTCTGCATCCCCCTGTGCATCGTGCCCGCCACTGTCTCCAACAACGTGCCCGGCTCCGACTTCAGCATCGGCGCCGACACCGCCCTCAACACCATCACCACC ACGTGTGACCTCATCAAGCAGTCGGCCGCAGGCACCAAGCGCCGCGTGTTCATCATCGAGACCATGGGCGGCTTCTGTGGCTACCTGGCCACCATGGCCGGGCTGGCGGCCGGCGCCGACGCCGCCTACATCTTTGAGGAGCCCTTCAGCAGCCGTGACCTGCAg GCCAACGTGGACCACCTGATAGAGAAGATGAAGACCACGGTGAAGAGGGGGCTCGTGCTCAG GAATGAGCGCTGCAATGAGAACTACACCACAGATTTCATCTACAACCTCTACTCCGAGGAGGGCAAAGGGGTCTTTGACTGCCGGAAAAACGTCCTGGGGCACATGCAGCAG ggaggcagCCCCACCCCCTTTGACCGTAATTTCGGCACCAAGATGGGCGCCAAGGCCGTGGCCTGGATCACCGGGAAGATCAAGGAATGCTCCCGGCatg GGCGGATCTTTGCCAACACGGCTGACTCGGCGTGCCTGCTGGGGATGCGCAAGCGCAGCCTGGTGTTCCAGCCCATCGCCGAGCTGCGCCAGCAGACGGATTTCGA GCACCGCATCCCCAAGGAGCAGTGGTGGCTGAGGCTGCGGCCCATCCTCAAAATCCTGGCCAAGTACAACATCGAGCTGGACACGTCGGAGACGGCgcacctggagcacctgacCCGCAAGGTCCTGGTCCCCGAGGCCACCgtgtga
- the ASB8 gene encoding ankyrin repeat and SOCS box protein 8 isoform X2, with protein sequence MPRRGPRHVVHHAEHSEQVLAVRAPHPHHRRHPLLPAGQRGGSHRPGMERGEFLTGGSSAPQGADVNCLHGTLKPLHCACMVADADCVELLLQKGAEVNALDGYNRTALHYAAEKDETCVEILLEYGANPNALDGNKDTPLHWAAFKNNAECVRALLANGALVNALDYNNDTPLSWAAMKGNLESVSVLLDFGAEVRVVNLKGQSPISRLVALLVRGLGTEREDSCLDLLHRATGHFELRKNGSLPWEVARDPQLCQRLTRLCSAPGTLQALSRYAVRRSLGLRFLPQAVQQLPLPACLKEYLLLLT encoded by the exons ATGCCGCGGCGCGGCCCGCGCCATGTGGTACATCATGCAGAGCATTCAGAGCAAGTACTCGCTGTCCGAGCGCCTCATCCGCACCATCGCCGCCATCCGCTCCTTCCCGCGGGACAACGTGGAGGATCTCATCGGCCGG GGATGGAAAGGGGGGAGTTCCTGACCGGGGGTTCCTCTGCTCCGCAGGGCGCCGATGTGAACTGCCTGCACGGCACCCTCAAACCCCTGCACTGCGCCTGCATGGTGGCTGATGCCGACTgcgtggagctgctgctgcagaaaggaGCTGAG gtGAACGCCCTGGACGGCTACAACCGTACAGCCCTTCACTACGCAGCAGAAAAAGATGAAACCTGCGTGGAGATTTTGTTGGAGTACGGAGCCAACCCCAACGCCCTGGACGGCAACAAGGACACGCCGCTGCACTGGGCGGCCTTCAAGAACAACGCCGAGTGCGTGCGGGCGCTGCTGGCCAACGGCGCCCTGGTCAACGCCTTGGACTACAACAACGACACCCCCCTGAGCTGGGCGGCCATGAAGGGCAACCTGGAGAGCGTCAGCGTCCTGCTGGACTTCGGCGCCGAGGTGCGCGTGGTCAACCTGAAGGGGCAGAGCCCCATCTCGCGCCTGGTGGCGCTGCTGGTGCGGGGCCTGGGCACGGAGCGCGAGGATTCCTGCCTGGATTTGCTGCACAGAGCCACGGGACACTTTGAGCTGCGCAAGAACGGGAGCCTGCCCTGGGAGGTGGCCCGGGACCCGCAGCTGTGCCAGCGGCTGACGCGGCTGTGCTCGGCGCCGGGCACGCTGCAGGCGCTGTCGCGCTACGCCGTGCGCCGCTCGCTCGGCCTGCGCTTCCTGCCCCAGGCCGTGCAGCAGCTGCCGCTGCCCGCCTGCCTCAAGGAgtacctgctgctgctcacctgA
- the ASB8 gene encoding ankyrin repeat and SOCS box protein 8 isoform X1: protein MWYIMQSIQSKYSLSERLIRTIAAIRSFPRDNVEDLIGRGADVNCLHGTLKPLHCACMVADADCVELLLQKGAEVNALDGYNRTALHYAAEKDETCVEILLEYGANPNALDGNKDTPLHWAAFKNNAECVRALLANGALVNALDYNNDTPLSWAAMKGNLESVSVLLDFGAEVRVVNLKGQSPISRLVALLVRGLGTEREDSCLDLLHRATGHFELRKNGSLPWEVARDPQLCQRLTRLCSAPGTLQALSRYAVRRSLGLRFLPQAVQQLPLPACLKEYLLLLT from the exons ATGTGGTACATCATGCAGAGCATTCAGAGCAAGTACTCGCTGTCCGAGCGCCTCATCCGCACCATCGCCGCCATCCGCTCCTTCCCGCGGGACAACGTGGAGGATCTCATCGGCCGG GGCGCCGATGTGAACTGCCTGCACGGCACCCTCAAACCCCTGCACTGCGCCTGCATGGTGGCTGATGCCGACTgcgtggagctgctgctgcagaaaggaGCTGAG gtGAACGCCCTGGACGGCTACAACCGTACAGCCCTTCACTACGCAGCAGAAAAAGATGAAACCTGCGTGGAGATTTTGTTGGAGTACGGAGCCAACCCCAACGCCCTGGACGGCAACAAGGACACGCCGCTGCACTGGGCGGCCTTCAAGAACAACGCCGAGTGCGTGCGGGCGCTGCTGGCCAACGGCGCCCTGGTCAACGCCTTGGACTACAACAACGACACCCCCCTGAGCTGGGCGGCCATGAAGGGCAACCTGGAGAGCGTCAGCGTCCTGCTGGACTTCGGCGCCGAGGTGCGCGTGGTCAACCTGAAGGGGCAGAGCCCCATCTCGCGCCTGGTGGCGCTGCTGGTGCGGGGCCTGGGCACGGAGCGCGAGGATTCCTGCCTGGATTTGCTGCACAGAGCCACGGGACACTTTGAGCTGCGCAAGAACGGGAGCCTGCCCTGGGAGGTGGCCCGGGACCCGCAGCTGTGCCAGCGGCTGACGCGGCTGTGCTCGGCGCCGGGCACGCTGCAGGCGCTGTCGCGCTACGCCGTGCGCCGCTCGCTCGGCCTGCGCTTCCTGCCCCAGGCCGTGCAGCAGCTGCCGCTGCCCGCCTGCCTCAAGGAgtacctgctgctgctcacctgA